GAATGAAAAAGTCAGCTGGCAAGGTAAAGCCACAAGTTGTATTGTCGAAACCGTTCTTCGATGTCGAGCTGGTTGTGGAAGGCATCGTAGCTCGAATTCGAGGGGAAATATTTGGTTAACGTTCCTCGGTCCTGACATGATAGGAAAGCAGAGAATTTCCTTAGCACTTGCGGAGTTGTTGTTTGGAAGCCACGAGAACATCATCTCGGTTGATTTTGGCTCACAGGACAGTGATCGACGACGAAACTCACTCTTCGACTGCAAAGGTTTTGATGGTTACAACGAGCAGTTTCGGGGACAAACTGTTGTTGATTACGTCGCTGCAGAGTTGAGGAAGAAATCGTCGTCGGTTGTCGTTTTAGAGAACGTAGACAAGGCCGATATTCGGGCTAGGAGCTTCTTGTCCGAGGCTATTACGACCAGTAAGTTCCTGGATTCGCACGGGAGAGAGACTACCATCAATAATACAATCTTCGTGACGACATTAACGAACGAAAAGTTCGAGAAAACCGCCGATGAGCAGACAGAATTCTCTGAGGAGGGAATACTTGCAGCTAGAAACTGTCAACTGCAAATACTAGTACGAGGTTGTACCAGTGATGTCAGTAGCTGCAACGACATGAATGTAAGGATTACGTCTGCCCCACGAGGAACCTCGAGCCTCTCGCTGAAAAAGAGGAAACTGGACGATGAATCCACCGAGCGGGAAGCAGGCTCGGAAATGCCGAAGAAGTCATCGTCATCGTCGTCATCAATGTCCTTCCTAGACTTGAATCTCCCGGTAgaagagggggaagaagaTGGTGATTGCGATAGTGACTCGATATCAGAAAGCTCAGAAGGATGGCTCGACGAATTCCTCGAACGAGTAGACGAAAGGGTGATGTTCGAACCGTATGATTTCAAGGGGGCAGCCGAAAGAGTAGTGAAGGAGATCGGGTTGCAGTTTAGAAGGGTGTTTGGGAGGGAGGTCGTGCTGGAGATCGAGTACGATGTCGTAGTCCGAATTGTTGCGGCGAAATGGGTATCGGAGAAGAAGAGAGTGGTGGAGGAATGGGTGGAGATGGTTCTCCATAGAAGCTTTGTTGAAGCAGAACGAAGGTACCAAATGGGGCCTGGTTTTGTGATGAAACTTGTGTGTAAAGAAGAACAAGCTGATGggattcttcttccttctataattgaattgaattgaattgtaatgtaaattattatatttgtagaATCTAAGTTTTagcttttaaaagaaaaccctCTCTCACCCGAGCGCTCGGGTATATATACGTTGggtttgttagatgaacacgactctccacaatggtatgatattgtccactttgtgGATAAGtgctcatgactttgctttaagcttcctcaaaaggtctcgtttcaatggagatagtatttcttgattataaactcatgactatttcttaaattagccgacgtgggacttttatCAAACGGggttgagaattttttttgatcaatttgaaattttggattgaTTGGGTCGGTGCCTCAAGTAATGGAATAGAATTATAACCTATCTAAGCTGATCGTTAGCCGATATTGTATTCTTTGAACTTTACACAGTAGGTCTGTAAATAGATTggttttaagatttttttttttttttataaaagtgaggagggttaatattatttttaaaattttatgagtattttttaaatagggactataaaagtttttttttttaaagagttCGAAGAGTATTAATGAACATTTTCAAAGTAGATAGAGTAAGTTTAGTTTCCATTCAAATAtgactatttatttatttttattatttatttatttatttattattattattattattattattattattgtaagaagtacaaaatttaagactatttttcttaatttaacattatatttataatggtacaaaattttaacataaatttgttgagaaattaattaatattagtttatattaaagtgaaatataatgaatgaattgaattttatgttttaaaaataaaaaaaataaaaaaataaaaaaaaatctaaaaaatctaaaaaatttgttcTAACCGGTCGCGaattcgaattcaaattagaacAATACATTTGAAATTAGAATGTAGGGAACcggaaaattttattttcccgtttgattttggttgaatttctGGTCAATTTAGTAACTAGAATTCGAAATTTACAGTTAATGATTGATGTTCAGATGAAGATCAATCATACATTTGTTCTACAAATTCATCTATCAATCCTTCAAGAATATACCAATCAAAACCTTCAATTATACCTCCAGCTTCaagttcttcatgttcttcgcAAATTTCGCTGCATTTCCAATTCGATTCGCCCAAATCCATCTCTGTTATCTTACGAATCTCTTCTTCGAATCTTTCCCGCTGGATCTCATATTCAACCACTTTCGTCTTCGCGATTTTATGGGGGTTTATGGGGGAATTTGAAGCGGCGTCTCCTGAAAGTAATGGCGCTGATTCTTCGGGATCTGTGAGGAATTTACTACTGTCGAGAACTGAAATTGGGCTTAGTTCATCGGAGCTGCACTCTGATTCTACTTTTCTggttgatttcttcttttctttcaaatctaTTAGGATGAACTGCTTGGCTTCTTCCGGATCgaatctcttcttctttgtcttTCTGATCCTTTGGCTTCTTTGTTTTGCTCTGAattctttacttttgatttctcCTTCAAAGCTAAGGATGAAGTATTCTTCGTTTTCAAGCTCGAGAAACGTGGGTATCTCTTGAAATGACTGTGTTGATCTGACCCGTTGATGTTTGCCTTCCAGGTGTTTGTAGAAATGCCCCACAGAGTTCATGGATTGGCTCCTTGCTATCGAATTATGATTTTGCTTCATCTCTGGCAAGGGATCCAAGCCCATTAGTCTCGCCACAATTCCAGCTGTGGGTTTGACATTCAAATCCTTGACTTGAAGAAGCTTCTCATCAGACTTCACTGAGCTAGTGTCGTCTGTGATCTGATCGGTCGGGTGCGTCGGGAGGGTACCGGAGCAGAGAATTCGGCGGAGAATTCCAGAAAGACAGCTCGGGGTAGCTAATGCAGCTCTGGGGTTGCAGCGATGAGCATCATAAGTGGAGGTGGagaaggaggaagaggaagaggaagagcaTGATGGAGAGGGCAACAACTTCATGCTGAGTTCAGGTTAGTAAGGTAAGAAATCcagtttgaaaatgaattacatAGAACAAAGTGAAGAACAGAAATTTGAATGGGTTATGATGAAaagtaagaaagaaagaaaaagtggcGGGCTGTGTGTTTGAATAACCTGCCTGGCCTTGTTGATTATGTCTGCTTCCACTTTTGATGGGTCAatttgttctgttttgttgTCTTCCTAACTCACTAGAAACATTCAAACACCATATTCCATTCTCCTTGCTCATTGCATGATCATAGCAACTTTTGATGTAGACTATGATTTGTTAGCAAAACCCCTCCCGACATTAGTTATTTGTTGTTCTTCGTGTATAGATAGTATAGGGGGCATTCACGCTTGAAGTTTACAGTGATTGTGAGCtcccacatcgtttggagaggagaacgctGGGTCTTGAAAtggtgtggattgtgaaatcccacattggttggagaacggaacgaaacattatttataagtgtgtggaaacctctccctagcaaacacgttttaaaaaccctaTGTAATatctcaaacccaccgctagcaaatattatcctctttggactttcccttttagcgttcctctcaaggcttttaaaacacgtctgttggGGAGAGGCGATCCACCCTCCTTTtagggcccaatgtcctcgcctgcacttgttcccttctccaatcgacgtgggacccctcaatccaccccatttagggcttagcctcctcgctagcatatcgcccgatgtttggctctgttaccatttgtaacggtcaaagcccactgttagcagatattatcctatttggactttctctttcgggcttcctttcaaggtttttaaaacgcgtctactagaaagaggtttctacacccttataaaaaatacttcgtttttctctccaaccgaggtagAATCTCacaccttgagagaaagcccaaaagggaagacccaaagaagacaatatctactatcaatgggtttgggctgttacaacgTCTACGTCTACATCTATACTGTGTTTCCTTTTCCCAATAGAGCCCATTAGAATGAAAAGAACCTCCATCAACTCACTTTATCATCATTCTTACTTAAAGAAGAATGTCATTTTATATGCTGAAAACTGTGTTTATTTTGGTTTGGGGATTGGAGATTGAGTAATGATGCAATGTCCTGACTGAAAattctctctgtctctctctttgtctctctctttgtctctctctcttgggTTTGCAGCCGAAAATGGTGACCGGTGATTGCTTTGGTTCAAACTGAGCAGCAGCCACTCTCCAGGCCAACAGCAAcaacagcagcaacaacaacaagaagatCGTGCGCTTGTCCAAACCGACCAGCTCTGGTAAGATCATGATTCCCTTTTAACATTAGACTATAACACTCAACTAAATGGTTATAGTTTTGAATCTACTCGGGGCCTTGTCCTAGACATTGAACTCGAAATCATTAGTAAGGTCCTAGTTCAGGATAAATGGAGTTGTATAACAAACATAGGCTCGACTTTGATATATGAAGCTGTGTTTCCCTTTAGGAGCTCGTGTTTTGTGGAGTCATAAGATTAGAATATAACACTCGACTAAAAAGTTGCAATTTTGAATCAACTCAGGTCTTGTCCCACATGTTGAACTCGAAAAGACTAGTAAGTTCCTAGTTTAACATATACCTTTGATCTCTTAGTTGAACATATACAATCAATTGAGCTATGCTCGTATAGTTTCCtctttttatgtttgattGAATCTTAACTTATacctttataaatttaataaagattacaTAATGTCAATTTAAGCATAGCTCAACTTATTGAAATACATATCTTTGGAATCATAATTAAACCACTAgactataatattattttttacccttgtattttattttaattcagtacatttcataacaaaaatatatttattacaaaaaaaaaaaatgttattgaaaatatatgaattagGTTGTGCATcgaaagcggaacaaatgtactcatAACACCAATGAACGAAATTACACAAAAagacaccaagatatttacgtggttcggagagaagaaggTTCTCTACATCCACTGGTACcaaccaatcactaataaaaCAAGGCGTTACCAGTGAATACCTTACTATCACACTATAGACTCTCACCAATATGTCACTCAAGAAATACAATGTGACACAAAACTCTCCCAAATCCCGATATCAAATTCTGATGTCCAATACCGATATACAACTCATCTGATATaactaaatctaattcaaataaccaaatcaaatctaatccaaataaccaatcaaatcaaaacttatgACAATTTATAACCATCTCCACCTTGTCATAAGATCTCCAAGTTGATAACTAAATTGGTTGCTAACAGCACTACTCCTTTCTTCCAACGTTGATCAAATCCAAATAATGCTAGAACTCTTCACGAGCGATCACCTTTGTCAACATAACAGCAAGGTTATCAGCAGttccaattttaataaacGAACGTCCCCTTCACTAATAATTTCTCGAATAAAGTGAAAACGGACACCAATATGTTTAGTATGAGCATGATGGACTTGATTTTTTGACAAATAAATAACACTCTGGCTATCACAAAACACATCTATATGTTCCTTTTGGAAGTTGTACCaaatcccaagtttgatttatctCCAATGATTGCTATCTCCTGATTCATAGCCTCTTGCCAGTGCAATCTATCCGGGTTCTAGATAGCATCTTTGTAGTTGTTGGGAACTCCATCAATCAAAGGGAAAGCATATGctatcatatcatcaaaccTTGCAGGTTTTCGAATTCCCCTTCGTGGTCTCTTCCGGCGATGGACTCAAGTTCCTCCACTCTTCCATTTACAAGGCTTTGCTCCTTCTATTCTAAAGACATCAGAGTTATTATCTACCTGATCAATAGGTTCTTCCGTAGGAGCAATCTTATCGGGAGAGAACACCATCTTCTCCACCTTCTCCACCTGCTTCAATGTCTTgtcattattttgaatttcctGCAAAAACATTCCAGACTCCTCGAATGTCACATCTCGACTATTAACAATCTTACTTGTTTCTGAACACCATAACCTACAGCCCTTCACACCTTTGCTAAAGCCCGTAAACTTGGCTTTTTTTGCTCTAGGATCCAGCTTTGAGTCTGTCACATGATAATAAGCAGGACacccaaacacatgcaatttatcataatcaaTGACAGGAGTACCTGACCATACCTCAAGCGGAGTTTTCCCACCATTTCCAGAAACAGGTAAACGATTCACCAAGTGAATTGCATAACTGAGAGCCTCAGCCCAAAATGCCTTACTCAATCCTGCTTGAGACAAAATGCATCGAACCTTCTCAATTAATGTCTGGTTCATTCTCTCAGCAAccccattttgttgtggcttACCAGGAACAGTGAAGTGTTGAACGATCCCTTCATCTCGGCATACTTTAAGAAATAGATCATAAATATATTCTCCACCGTTgtctaatccaaataacatcggatcaaatcaaaacttatAACCATttacaacaaattaaaataaaataaaatggaaaatataattatttttttcaaaaaataaaattatttttttcaaaaaataaaattatttttttcaagaatCTCGTATGTgtgaagagaaagaaaggaggagggagaaacaaaaaactttCGGTGACgaataaaagaattagaaacGTCTTGAAGTGATTTTCAAGCTTTCGGTTTCAACTTtctttcctattttctttttcattattttaaaaatattattaaaaagaaaattacgcatgtttttataaaaaaataaattattttaattatggtaATTCAaaacccgaaataaaatattaaaaaaaaatatatttttccctttaattacaaaaaagggTATGTTTGaaataatggaaaataaaaaataaaaataaaaataaaaaaagcaaaaaagcaaaaagaaaaaaggaaaaaggaaaaaaaaaaaagggaacaaCTTTAAATATGAAAGTGAAAGGACAAGTGAGTGGTGGAAcccaataataatataaaataatatgcccctcttaaattataataaataaataaataaataaataaattattcttatGCCCACTActcaactatttatttatttatttattattacatatcaaatttaatttcaaccaTAAAAATTTTACCCCGAGAAAAAAACTGTAAAAATATTTCGAATTTGTAACGTTAAGCTGTTTTTATCGNTTAAATATTCGCGTGTTACgattttattagatataaaattttaattttaaaaataaaaaataatatttatatgattttccccatttttggaatatattaattttattagatataaaattttaattttaaaaataaaaaataatatttatatgatttcCCCATTTTTGGAATatacttttcatttattccTTGAGCTACCCTcctatataaaaaatgatatcttTTAGTACTTCTCAAccacaatatttaattttattaatataatatttaattttattaatataatatttaattttattaatataatatttaagtttattaatataatatttaattttattaatataatatttaattttattaatataatatttaagtttattaatataatatttaattatatatattaaaatcataCATTGTTTCAGGTACTAATGACCTTTTTTCCATagatctttttattttattttattttatttgcaaaATAGATCTCatctattttataattaacttAGGGCCCATTTCCCCTCTTTaatgaaatcattttttaataatggttctattttcaaaaaaacacGAATACTTTGAAAaatcgttcatcattcatgtttgaaaaatattaaaaagtgttaaaaaagaaatataaaaaagagtGACTTTAATCTAAAATCAAGAATGGACCAATCGAAGAATTCAGCGGCTCGGGAAGAGAAATCACTCactaaacaacaaaaaatgaatGTATAGGGATGAGAACTCGGTCAATTATCGTTCGTGGAGATTGATGCATAAAGTCCTATAAAATAAAGGCATAAAGTcctataaaataaagatactCAATCAATTATTACGCTTATGTAAATACCTCACATAAACACAACTAATACTTAATAATTCTAtgataaaagagaaaagtagCCATCCATTCGCGACTAAACATAAAGTCCTATGATTTGAAGGACAACTAAAGCtatgaaaaaagaattcaTTGTAATGCGTACTAAAATTAATGTCTTCCattaattaagtttttgtCACCATTTTTCTAGCTACATATGTCCgggatattaataaaaacatgaaTTTAGGCGATTTTCATAATCGTTTTACCAACACAACAGATTGAGACCTTTATTTGAAACCAacacaaatcaaattttatttgagaCCAACACAACACAGATCATTTGTGTTAGTTTGAAAATAGGCAATTTTAGTCTGAATCAGATCGAAAGGATTATTACACTAATTTCGTGAGATACCCATCAACAACCGAATTAGATCAAAAGGATTATTACTCTAATTTCTTGAGATACCCATCAACAAGAACc
This genomic interval from Cucurbita pepo subsp. pepo cultivar mu-cu-16 chromosome LG20, ASM280686v2, whole genome shotgun sequence contains the following:
- the LOC111782699 gene encoding uncharacterized protein LOC111782699; this encodes MKLLPSPSCSSSSSSSFSTSTYDAHRCNPRAALATPSCLSGILRRILCSGTLPTHPTDQITDDTSSVKSDEKLLQVKDLNVKPTAGIVARLMGLDPLPEMKQNHNSIARSQSMNSVGHFYKHLEGKHQRVRSTQSFQEIPTFLELENEEYFILSFEGEIKSKEFRAKQRSQRIRKTKKKRFDPEEAKQFILIDLKEKKKSTRKVESECSSDELSPISVLDSSKFLTDPEESAPLLSGDAASNSPINPHKIAKTKVVEYEIQRERFEEEIRKITEMDLGESNWKCSEICEEHEELEAGGIIEGFDWYILEGLIDEFVEQMYD